From a region of the Carettochelys insculpta isolate YL-2023 chromosome 29, ASM3395843v1, whole genome shotgun sequence genome:
- the PRIM1 gene encoding DNA primase small subunit isoform X2, with translation MAAWEPAVLPDLLPLYYRRLFPHGPYGRWLSYGGVEKNYFQRREFSFTLRSDVYLRYQSFSSPQELEKEMQKISPYKIDIGAVYSHRPSQRNAVHMGAFQAQEKELVFDIDMTDYDDVRRCCSSAEICSKCWTLMTIAIRIIDRGLVEDFGVKHRLWVYSGRRGVHCWVCDDAVRKWSSALRSAVVEYLSLVKGGPETVKKVNLTEPIHPFISNSLRLVEPYFEEYALVGQDILGSRESWEKVAALVPEPLRESLLLEFPKKHDSVQRWAVLKSKVEKHKPKLHTVKEIVLQYCFPRLDVNVSKGVSHLLKSPFSVHPKTGRVSVPIDLQRLDQFDPFAVPTISSLCNELDTPNKEDGEKENEAEPGAKRRTRDYKKTSLAPYVRVFEEFVEEMDKSRKGERLKRSDLQGDF, from the exons ATGGCCGCGTGGGAGCCGGCGGTGCTGCCCGACCTGCTGCCGCTGTACTACCGCCGCCTCTTCCCCCACGGGCCCTACGGGCGCTGGCTCAGCTACGGCGGCG TGGAGAAGAATTACTTCCAGCGGCGGGAGTTCTCCTTCACGCTGCGCAGTGACGTCTACCTGCGCTACCAGTCCTTCAGCAGCCCCCAGGAGCTGGAGAAGGAGATGCAGAAGATAAGTCCCTACAAGATTGACATTGGCGCTGTCTATTCCCATCGC cccagccagcgcAACGCTGTCCACATGGGCGCCTTCCAGGCTCAGGAGAAGGAGCTGGTGTTCGACATCGACATGACCGATTACGACGACGTCCGGAGATGCTGCAG CTCCGCTGAGATCTGCTCCAAGTGCTGGACCCTCATGACCATTGCCATCCGCATCATCGACCGTGGGCTGGTGG AGGATTTTGGGGTGAAGCACCGTCTGTGGGTGTACTCGGGCCGGCGTGGGGTGCACTGCTGGGTATGCGATGATGCCGTCCGGAAGTGGTCCTCCGCCCTGCGCTCGGCGGTCGTGGAGTATCTCTCCCTGGTGAAG GGCGGGCCCGAAACTGTGAAGAAGGTGAACCTGACGGAGCCCATTCACCCATTCATCAG CAATTCGCTGCGTCTGGTGGAGCCGTACTTCGAAGAGTATGCCCTGGTGGGCCAGGATATCCTGGGCAGCAGAGAGAGCTGGGAGAAGGTGGCTGCCCTCGTCCCAGAG CCGCTCCGCGAGAGCCTGCTGCTCGAATTCCCCAAAAAGCACGATTCAGTCCAGCGCTGGGCAGTCTTGAAAAGCAAAGTGGAGAAACACAAG cccaagTTGCACACGGTGAAGGAGATCGTGCTGCAGTACTGCTTCCCCCGGCTCGACGTCAACGTCAGCAAAGGCGTCAGCCACTTACTGAAGAGCCCGTTCAGCGTCCACCCTAAAACAG GTCGGGTTTCGGTCCCCATCGATTTGCAGAGGCTGGATCAGTTCGACCCGTTCGCTGTTCCAACCATCAG CTCCCTGTGCAACGAATTGGACACCCCtaacaaggaggatggagagaaggaaAACGAGGCGGAACCAGGGGCCAAGCGACGGACCAGGG ACTACAAGAAAACCAGCTTGGCTCCCTACGTGCGAGTCTTCGAGGAGTTCGTCGAGGAGATGGACAAGTCCCGCAAAGGAGAGCGGCTTAAGAGAAGCG ACTTACAAGGAGATTTCTGA
- the PRIM1 gene encoding DNA primase small subunit isoform X1 yields the protein MAAWEPAVLPDLLPLYYRRLFPHGPYGRWLSYGGVEKNYFQRREFSFTLRSDVYLRYQSFSSPQELEKEMQKISPYKIDIGAVYSHRPSQRNAVHMGAFQAQEKELVFDIDMTDYDDVRRCCSSAEICSKCWTLMTIAIRIIDRGLVEDFGVKHRLWVYSGRRGVHCWVCDDAVRKWSSALRSAVVEYLSLVKGGPETVKKVNLTEPIHPFISNSLRLVEPYFEEYALVGQDILGSRESWEKVAALVPEPLRESLLLEFPKKHDSVQRWAVLKSKVEKHKPKLHTVKEIVLQYCFPRLDVNVSKGVSHLLKSPFSVHPKTGHAALIKGWGLQVMHPLGRIKISASASPSSLQTRLGSDFAARYSSGLCGGESWPPSIPSSREVTGSSCRLNQVSKGQSRPQPALLVGFRSPSICRGWISSTRSLFQPSAPCATNWTPLTRRMERRKTRRNQGPSDGPGTTRKPAWLPTCESSRSSSRRWTSPAKESGLREATYKEISEDGSPSSGDIHICYSWPAVERAVMGTEGCSSCLILPGIKDFSQQDRKPVWSCLQEGENLNGRFWSYCEQMTP from the exons ATGGCCGCGTGGGAGCCGGCGGTGCTGCCCGACCTGCTGCCGCTGTACTACCGCCGCCTCTTCCCCCACGGGCCCTACGGGCGCTGGCTCAGCTACGGCGGCG TGGAGAAGAATTACTTCCAGCGGCGGGAGTTCTCCTTCACGCTGCGCAGTGACGTCTACCTGCGCTACCAGTCCTTCAGCAGCCCCCAGGAGCTGGAGAAGGAGATGCAGAAGATAAGTCCCTACAAGATTGACATTGGCGCTGTCTATTCCCATCGC cccagccagcgcAACGCTGTCCACATGGGCGCCTTCCAGGCTCAGGAGAAGGAGCTGGTGTTCGACATCGACATGACCGATTACGACGACGTCCGGAGATGCTGCAG CTCCGCTGAGATCTGCTCCAAGTGCTGGACCCTCATGACCATTGCCATCCGCATCATCGACCGTGGGCTGGTGG AGGATTTTGGGGTGAAGCACCGTCTGTGGGTGTACTCGGGCCGGCGTGGGGTGCACTGCTGGGTATGCGATGATGCCGTCCGGAAGTGGTCCTCCGCCCTGCGCTCGGCGGTCGTGGAGTATCTCTCCCTGGTGAAG GGCGGGCCCGAAACTGTGAAGAAGGTGAACCTGACGGAGCCCATTCACCCATTCATCAG CAATTCGCTGCGTCTGGTGGAGCCGTACTTCGAAGAGTATGCCCTGGTGGGCCAGGATATCCTGGGCAGCAGAGAGAGCTGGGAGAAGGTGGCTGCCCTCGTCCCAGAG CCGCTCCGCGAGAGCCTGCTGCTCGAATTCCCCAAAAAGCACGATTCAGTCCAGCGCTGGGCAGTCTTGAAAAGCAAAGTGGAGAAACACAAG cccaagTTGCACACGGTGAAGGAGATCGTGCTGCAGTACTGCTTCCCCCGGCTCGACGTCAACGTCAGCAAAGGCGTCAGCCACTTACTGAAGAGCCCGTTCAGCGTCCACCCTAAAACAGGTCACGCCGCTTTAATCAAAGGGTGGGGCCTTCAGGTGATGCACCCACTGGGAAGAATAAAAATCAgcgcctctgccagcccctcctccctgcagaccAGGCTGGGGAGCGATTTCGCTGCTAGATACTCCTCTGGTTTGTGCGGTGGGGAATCCTGGCCCCCGAGCATCCCTTCCAGCAGGGAGGTGACAGGCAGTTCCTGCCGGCTGAACCAGGTGTCCAAAGGACAGTCCCGTCCCCAGCCTGCACTCCTG GTCGGGTTTCGGTCCCCATCGATTTGCAGAGGCTGGATCAGTTCGACCCGTTCGCTGTTCCAACCATCAG CTCCCTGTGCAACGAATTGGACACCCCtaacaaggaggatggagagaaggaaAACGAGGCGGAACCAGGGGCCAAGCGACGGACCAGGG ACTACAAGAAAACCAGCTTGGCTCCCTACGTGCGAGTCTTCGAGGAGTTCGTCGAGGAGATGGACAAGTCCCGCAAAGGAGAGCGGCTTAAGAGAAGCG ACTTACAAGGAGATTTCTGAGGACGGCAGCCCCTCCAGCGGGGATATCCACATCTGCTACAGCTGGCCAGCCGTCGAGAGAGCTGTGATGGGGACAGAGGGCTGTTCTAGCTGTCTTATTCTTCCTGGCATTAAAGACTTTTCCCAGCAAGACCGGAAACCTGTCTGGTCTTGCCTACAGGAGGGAGAGAATTTGAATGGACGTTTTTGGAGCTATTGTGAGCAGATGACACCGTAG
- the LOC142003057 gene encoding 17-beta-hydroxysteroid dehydrogenase type 6-like: protein MWLYLAALLGLYFLRRWYRERQTVENLREKYVLITGCDSGFGNLLARQLDLQGLRVLAACLTPQGAEQLQKVTSERLQTVILDVTRTDSIAAATAWVKEQVGDKGLWGLVNNAGIIGNLCPNEWQTKDDFVKVLEVNLIGLFEVTLSFLPLVRRARGRVVNVASILGRLAFYGGGYCAAKYGVEAFSDSLRREMQLFGVKIAIVEPGYFHTPMTESQRGLESVEQTWRRVPPEVKESYGQQYFDSYRQLLRETISTHCSYNLHLVTDCMEHALTARHPRTRYSGGWDAQFFYIPLSYLPTAWADWVLTRGCPHPPQAV, encoded by the exons ATGTGGCTGTacctggctgccctgctggggctgtaCTTCCTGCGCCGATGGTACCGGGAGCGGCAGACGGTGGAGAACCTCCGGGAGAAATACGTCCTGATCACCGGCTGTGACTCCGGCTTCGGGaacctgctggccaggcagctggACTTGCAGGGCCTGCGGGTGCTGGCGGCCTGTCTCACCCCGCAGGGCGCGGAGCAGCTGCAGAAGGTCACCTCGGAGCGGCTGCAGACAGTGATCCTGGATGTCACCCGCACGGACAGCATTGCCGCGGCGACCGCCTGGGTGAAGGAACAAGTGGGGGACAAAG ggctctggggcctggTGAACAACGCAGGGATCATTGGCAACTTGTGCCCCAACGAGTGGCAGACCAAGGACGACTTCGTCAAGGTGCTGGAGGTGAACCTGATTGGCCTGTTTGAGGtgaccctcagcttcctgcccctggTGAGGCGAGCCCGGGGCCGGGTGGTCAACGTGGCCAGTATCCTGGGCCGACTGGCCTTCTACGGCGGGGGCTACTGCGCAGCTAAGTACGGCGTGGAGGCCTTCTCGGACAGCCTCAG GCGTGAAATGCAGCTGTTCGGCGTGAAAATCGCTATAGTGGAGCCTGGCTATTTTCACACACCCATGACGGAGAGTCAGCGTGGCCTGGAATCCGTGGAGCAGACCTGGCGCCGTGTCCCTCCTGAAGTCAAGGAGAGCTATGGGCAGCAGTACTTCGACAGCT ACCGGCAGCTCCTAAGAGAGACAATCTCGACACACTGCAGCTACAACCTCCACCTGGTCACCGACTGCATGGAACATGCGCTGACGGCCCGCCACCCTCGCACCCGCTACTCCGGGGGCTGGGATGCCCAGTTCTTCTATATCCCCCTCTCCTACCTGCCCACGGCCTGGGCAGACTGGGTGCTGACCAGGGGCTGTCCCCACCCACCTCAGGCTGTGTaa